The Nicotiana tabacum cultivar K326 chromosome 14, ASM71507v2, whole genome shotgun sequence genome contains a region encoding:
- the LOC107806765 gene encoding homeobox-leucine zipper protein MERISTEM L1, with protein MFQPNMFESHHHLLDMSHKSPENELDFIRDDEFDTKSGTDIMENPSGDDQDPNQRPNKKKRYHRHTQLQIQEMESFFKECPHPDDKQRKELGKKLVLEPLQVKFWFQNKRTQMKAQHERHENSQLRNENEKLRAENIRYKEALGNATCPNCGGPAAIGEMSFDEQHLRIENARLREEIDRISGIAAKYVGKPMLTYPNLPSTGSTRSLDLGVSSFGPQTGLVGEMYSASDLLRSVSGPTDADKPIIIELAVAAMEELIRMAQTGEPLWILSPDNSTETLCVEEYMRTFPRGIGPQPLGLKSEASRESAVVIMNHINLVEILMDVNQWTSVFAGLVSRAVTLEVLSTGVAGNYNGALQVMTAEFQVPSPLVPTRENYFVRYCKHHADGTWAVVDVSLDNLRPTSTSRCRRRPSGCLIQELPNGYSKVTWIEHIEVDDRAVHNIYRPLVNSGLAFGAKRWVATLDRQCERLASAMANNIPTGDIGVITSPEGRRSMLKLAERMVMSFCAGVGASTAHTWTTLSGSGADDVRVMTRKSIDDPGRPPGIVLSAATSFWLPVPPKRVFDFLRDENSRSEWDILSNGGLVQEMAHIANGRDPGNCVSLLRVNSGNSSQSNMLILQESSTDSTGSYVIYAPVDIVAMNVVLSGGDPDYVALLPSGFAILPDGSTSGHCGGNNVAEVGNGGSLLTVAFQILVDSVPTAKLSLGSVATVNSLIKCTVERIKTAVVCDNA; from the exons ATGTTTCAGCCAAACATGTTTGAGAGCCACCATCATCTACTTGATATGTCCCATAAATCACCAGAAAATGAGTTGGACTTCATTCGAGATGATGAATTCGACACCAAATCAGGTACTGATATTATGGAAAATCCTTCTGGTGATGATCAAGATCCTAATCAACGTCCCAATAAGAAGAAACGTTATCATCGCCATACACAACTTCAAATTCAAGAAATGGAATC GTTTTTCAAAGAGTGTCCTCATCCTGATGATAAGCAAAGAAAAGAATTGGGAAAAAAATTAGTGTTAGAGCCTTTGCAAGTGAAATTTTGGTTCCAGAACAAGCGTACTCAAATGAAG GCTCAACATGAACGACATGAGAACTCACAATTGAGGAATGAAAATGAGAAGCTTCGTGCTGAGAACATACGCTATAAAGAAGCCCTTGGCAATGCTACATGTCCAAACTGTGGAGGTCCTGCTGCCATTGGAGAAATGTCATTTGACGAACAGCACCTCAGAATTGAAAATGCTCGTCTAAGAGAAGAG ATTGACAGGATATCAGGAATTGCTGCAAAATATGTTGGGAAACCAATGCTTACCTATCCAAATCTTCCTTCTACTGGATCAACTCGTTCACTTGATCTTGGAGTAAGTAGTTTTGGGCCTCAAACGGGCCTAGTTGGAGAAATGTACAGTGCTAGTGATCTTCTTAGATCAGTTTCAGGCCCAACAGATGCTGATAAGCCCATTATTATTGAACTTGCTGTTGCTGCAATGGAAGAATTAATAAGAATGGCCCAAACTGGAGAACCTTTGTGGATTTTAAGCCCAGATAATTCTACTGAGACACTATGTGTAGAAGAATATATGAGGACATTTCCTAGAGGAATTGGGCCCCAACCTTTGGGCCTTAAATCTGAAGCCTCAAGAGAATCTGCTGTTGTTATTATGAATCACATCAATTTAGTTGAAATTTTGATGGATGTG AACCAATGGACAAGTGTTTTTGCTGGCCTAGTATCAAGAGCAGTGACATTGGAAGTCTTATCGACTGGTGTAgctggaaattataatggagCTTTGCAAGTG ATGACAGCTGAGTTCCAGGTTCCTTCGCCACTCGTTCCAACTCGTGAAAACTATTTTGTTCGATATTGTAAACACCATGCTGATGGAACTTGGGCTGTAGTTGATGTTTCCCTGGACAATTTGCGACCTACTTCTACGTCGCGTTGTAGAAGAAGGCCATCAGGTTGTTTAATTCAAGAATTACCAAATGGTTATTCCAAG GTTACATGGATCGAACACATTGAAGTGGATGATAGAGCTGTCCATAATATCTACAGACCTCTTGTTAATTCAGGCCTTGCATTTGGGGCAAAACGTTGGGTAGCAACGTTGGATAGACAATGTGAACGACTCGCAAGTGCAATGGCTAATAATATACCAACAGGGGATATTGGGG TCATAACGAGCCCTGAAGGTCGAAGAAGCATGTTAAAACTTGCTGAGAGAATGGTAATGAGCTTTTGTGCCGGTGTTGGCGCCTCAACTGCTCACACTTGGACTACATTATCCGGCAGTGGTGCTGATGATGTTAGAGTTATGACAAGAAAGAGTATTGATGATCCAGGGCGACCTCCTGGTATAGTCCTGAGTGCAGCCACTTCATTTTGGCTGCCCGTTCCTCCAAAAAGAGTCTTTGATTTTCTCCGCGATGAAAACTCAAGAAGTGAG TGGGATATACTTTCAAATGGAGGTCTAGTTCAAGAAATGGCACATATAGCAAATGGTCGAGATCCTGGCAACTGTGTATCTCTACTCCGTGTTAAT AGTGGAAATTCAAGCCAGAGTAATATGCTAATACTACAAGAAAGTTCAACTGATTCTACCGGCTCTTATGTTATTTATGCACCAGTTGATATTGTTGCAATGAATGTGGTGTTAAGTGGTGGCGACCCTGATTATGTCGCTCTTTTACCATCTGGATTCGCGATACTACCAGATGGTTCGACGAGTGGTCATTGTGGAGGAAATAATGTTGCTGAAGTTGGGAATGGTGGATCACTACTCACTGTTGCATTTCAGATattagttgattcagttccaacTGCAAAACTCTCACTCGGATCGGTTGCAACGGTTAATAGTCTCATCAAATGCACTGTCGAAAGGATCAAAACAGCTGTAGTGTGCGACAACGCGTGA